TATATTTTTAGGGTTTCCAACAAAAATGTTCCTTATGAATTAGGGTTTTGGTTGCGTGAGGAAGATTATAACTGGGCAAACCCGCTGCATAAACTGAACAAAATTAGTGTATCCGGTGGTGGTTTGGTGACCGGGGCAACCAAAGACTACAAAGTAACGTTAAAACCCGGTGACTATTTGTTTTCCTGTCCGCTGAACACGACGCCTGACTATAAGCTTGTCGTAAAGGACAACTGAAAATACATCTCTTTTTTCCATTTTATTGGTCTGGAATTCAAGACCTGAAAGATGGCTGGAACACATGTTTTCTGTGCTCTCAAACTGTCACAATTATGTGAAACAACGTTATTAGAGAGGGCGGCTTTCATCTGCCATAGTCAACTCCAGAAAATGAGAGAATTTATTCCAGTTCAATAAGGTAAACGATCGTTTTCTATTGTTTCTAGTTGAACGTTAGAGACGTTTTCATCCGCGGCATCCGGGGTATTCCGGGTTTCAGGCGGTCATCAGTCTACAGGTTTTATTCGAGGAAAAAGAAATGTTGAAAAAATCCCTTACAGTAACAGCAGTTGGTCTAACCGCCTTGTCTGCAGCGACAATCGTTGCGGCACCAGCGGCTAAAGCAGTCTCGTTGGATGGCGTTGTTATTGCGTCTTGCAGCCCTTGCAAAGCAAAGAAAAACCCATGCAACCCATGTGCGGCAAAGAACCCATGTAATCCTTGTGCTGCAAAGAAAAATGCCTGTAACCCTTGCAACCCTTGTGCCGCCAAGAAGAACCCCTGTAATCCATGCAATCCATGTGCAGCCAAGAAAAATTAATTACCCCTTCATTCTAAAAGAGCCGTTGTCATTAGAGGTTCTTTCGGGGCACATTTGTCACGCGGGCTGTTTTGTAGCTCGCGTGATTGTCTGAGTAAGTTATTTGATTAGAGGTAACGATGTTGGATTGGGACAAATTGACGATACTTGAATTGGAAGAAATGGCGGAAGCCGGTCAATATGTTCTGAATTGTTACCGTGTCCTTGCAAAAACCAGTGATAATATTGTGGGGGAGTTGATCAAGTGTCACGACACATTCTACGAAATGGAGCATTACCCGCCCGGAGATGTTTTTGATCCGGAAACTCATTCGCAATATTATTATCATGCGCATAGAGATGGGGAGCATGGGCATTTCCATACTTTTTTAAGATCAGATGGAATGACGGCGGGCGAAGAACCTGTTTCAGGGCAGTCGCATATGTCCTATATGGACGAACGGGATGATAACATTTGTCACTTGATAGCCGTTTCAATGGATAATAGAGGATTTCCCCTGTCGCTGTTTACCACAAATCGTTGGGTTACTGCTGAAAACTGGTATGCAGCCGAAGACGTTGTTGCGTTTGTTGACCGTTTTGAAATCGATGTTGCACAACCTTCATGGCCTGTGAATATTTGGCTAACGGCGTTGATCCGGCTTTATAAACCGGTTATTCGGCAGTTAATCCTTGAACGTGATCAGAAAATTATTGAATGGCAGTCTACCTACCCTGAACGGGATGTTTTTGAAGATCGTGACCTTGAAGTGACATCGGAATTCAAGATATCAGTGGAAGAATATCTGACTGAAATTGAAAACAGGTTGACCGAAAAACTCGGGAAGCAACTGGCCGGATAAAATCCGGCCAGATTTACTTGTTTAACGGTGCGACCCGGGTTTTTACGTCAGCAGGTTTATCAGCTTTTCCAATTCCTGCTTATTATCATCAATAATTGAACTTCCTTCTTTTTTGAGCGCTTGAATGTTGGCACTGTGGGCCGCGTCCATATCATCCAGTGCGTGGGTGAGATGTTTGTCAAAACGGAAATAGCGCTGTGAATTTTGTTTGCGTTTTCCGCCCAGGATCAAATCCAAATGAAAATCTGTTGCATCTGCTGTTCCGTCCATCATCACACTGATTATGGGCCGAACCCAGCCTAATGCGCCCCAGTCTTTTGCGTCGTCGAATGGAATTTTTCGCGTTGTGATTCCGGTTCCAAGCGATACCAGCAACATGTCAGAAGGATCCTCCCCCTCAGAGACAGCTTCGGTATAGGCGCACATGGCCGGATTATTGACAAAGACCCCGCCGTCAATGAGCGCGCGCTTTAAACCGGTATCGGGTTCTGTCTTGACCATTTCAGGCTCAAAATAGGTGGGCGCGGCGCTGGTTGCCCGTGCGGCATCCTTTAAAAAATGATTTCTTGTATCAGTTTTCAAGGCCTGGCGGCTCTTGAAGAAATAAGGGGCCCGAGCCTCAATATCATAGGAAGTGAGAATAACGGGTTTCAGGCAGTCTTTCAGTGTCGTTGTTCCAAAATACCGATCAAGAAGGTTTTCCAAAGCTTCTTCATCATATTGTTCGTCTGTCATCCCCCCAGCTGAAACAACACCTTTCCAAAAACTTCGGCTGAATATTTCCGAGCCATGATCTTCATAAATCTTAAGAAGGTCAGTGGCCGAGTATTTCGGTTTTCCTGTGGCATCGGGAGCAGTCGCGCCTGCCGCAAGGATCCCGCCTGTTGAGGTTCCGACGATTAGATCGAATAGGTCCGCAATCGCTTTTCCGGATTCTGCTTCCAAATATTGTAGAAGGACTGCTGGAATAACGCCTCGAATTCCTCCGCCGTCTATTGAGAGTATTTTATACACGCTCATTCTCCTTAGTTTTAGGGATACCAGGAAACTACAACGCAAGCGCAATTATAGCATGATTTAGTGTATTGGGTTTATTTGTTTTAGGGGAGGGTAATGTGCTGATTATTCAAGGGTGAAGAATGAAATATCATGTCTTAATTATAAGTTGTTTCAACTAAAATATGAGGTATTTTGTTGTTAGATGGCGAATTGATGTGGAAAAATGTTGTTATTTGATCATTAATTTCATTAAATATAGAGATCAGGGGTTGCTAGGGGCGGTGCTCATATGTGGGGATGGTTCCGCCTTGTCCGCCTGAGATAGTGTTTATCGACTAAAGATTACATTTGTAGTCTGTCGATCCAAGTCTCACTGCAGGACAGCGTCTGATACAAAAGTTCGTTCATGACCCGGTGTTATAAGCGAACTATCTCAAAGGCTGATCGGTTCTCCGGTCAGCCTTTTTTTTGGTCCAGCCGATAACAAAACGATACTGATCTTCAGCTATTTCCTTGTGATTAAGGGGGGGTGTCTGGCAGACTTTCCGAATACTTTCCAAAGAATAAAAATAGAAATGGAACAGAAATAGAATGCCAAAACCGCTTGAAGACATAAAAATTGTTGATCTCACCAATATGCTGATGGGACCGTATACAACTCAAATTCTGGGGGATATGGGGGCTGATGTCATAAAAGTTGAGGCGCCGGGTGGGGATCCGGTTCGATATATCGGTGCTGCAAGAAATTTAGGTATGGGCGCAATTTATCTTAACTGCAATCGGAGCAAACGGAGTTTAGTCCTTGACCTGAAAACTGAAGAAGGGCACGCGGCAATATTACGTCTGATCGCAAAGGCAGACATCCTTGTTTATAATCGACGTCCTCAGGTCATGGAAAGGTTGGGTCTTTCTTATGAAACTGTCAGGCAAATCAATCCGTCTTTGATATATGCCGGGCTGTATGGCTATGGCCAGAACGGCCCCTATGCGAAAAAACCGGCGTTTGACGATTTGATACAGGGCGCGGTATCGATCCCGGCCTTGGCGCAGATGGCGGATGGCGGTGCACCGCGCTACGCCCCTTCAGCTATTGTTGATCGGGGGGTTGCGCTATGGGCGGTAGGTCAAATCAACGCTGCTTTATATTACCGTAGCCGGACAGGGACAGGGCAAAAACTGGATCTGCCAATGTTCGAAATGATGGTCAGCTTCATATTGGCAGACCATATGGAAGGGGAGACTTTTCTGCCGCCAATTGGTAGGCCGGGTTACAAGCGGATGCTCAATCCAGACAGGCGCCCTTATCCAACACAAGACGGCTATATCTGCGCCATGATTTATACGGATCGCCATTGGCGGGATTTTTACAAAGCGCTGGGAAAAGAAGATGTGCTGGAGCAGGATCCGCGTTTTACCTCTATTACGACACGAACAGAACATATTGCTGAGATATATGCTGAGTTGGCAGCGCTTTTGCAAACCAGAACGACAGATGAATGGATGACACTGTTCGATCTGGCGGATGTTCCTGCAATGCCGATGAATAGTCCGGAAAGTCTGCTCGGTGATGTTCATCTTGCGCAAACAGGGTTTTTTATTGAACGTGAACACCCTTCTGAAGGTAAAATTCGAGATATGGCGGTTCCCGCTTTTTGGTCTGAAAGTCAGCCCGCACCGACGTGTCATGCCCCGTTGCTGGGGGAGCATAGTTTTGACGTTCTGTCAGAAGTTGGATACGACAGAGAAGCGCTTGAAAAGATGAAGGCTTCAGGGGTTATTGAATAAACAAATCATCACTATTTTTCTTTACTTCCAGGTGTCTTTAGACGCATCTAGGGGCAGGCTTTGAGAAATCAATTTTGAGTGTGACAGTTATGAAGGTCCTGTTTTATTCCACATGCATTTATTTGCTCGCTTCAGGCATTTCTATGGCCGAAGAAGCGCTTGCGCAGAAAGAAGCGATCTTTACGGTTGTCGTGGAGAATGACTCGATTGGATATAAAGGCACGGACCAGAATTATACAAGTGGTATCCGGCTTGGTTATCTGGATACTGATTTCGAAATCCCGGAGTTTGCGCATGTCGTTGCGGATTTCATGCCGACCTTTAGTTTGAACGAGCAGACTGGATTGTTCTATTCGTTGGGTCAGAACCTTTATACGCCAAGCGAGATAACGGAACGTCCTCAGGACCCGGAAGATAGACCCTGGGCTGCTCATTTGTATGCTTCCATGGGATTGGTGACCGTCACTGGAAATCACGTTGATGAGTTGGAGCTGTCCCTTGGCGTCGTCGGTTCTGCGGCGTTGGGAGAACAGTCTCAGAAAATTGTTCATAAATATGTCACACCGTCCAGTCCAACCCCAAAAGGCTGGTCTAATCAGCTCAAGAATGAACCGGCACTTCTTTTGGGGTGGCAGCGCCGATATACTGATTTGTTGTCCACTAATTTTTTGGGGTTCAAAGGCTCAGTCAGCCCGCATTTTGGTGCTACTCTTGGGAATGTTTATACCTTTGCCAACGCTGGCTTTACGGTAAAATTGTCTCCAGATGATGGTATTTCTCAGGATGCGCCGATCAGAGTACGGCCTGGGCTTCCCGGCACGGGGTACTTTGATACGCCGGCCAACACATGGAGCTGGTTTCTTTTTGCAGGTGTTGACGGGCGGGCGATCGCCCGAAACATTTTTCTCGACGGGAATAGTTTTACTGACTCTCATAGTGTCGATAAAAAGTACTTTGTTGCCGATTTGAATGCAGGGATTGCATTTACCTATGATCGATATCGACTAAGTTATACGGCAATTTACCGAACAAACGAATTTGACGGACAGAATGATCCATCCGTTTTTGGCGCCCTTTCATTCGGTATTCGGTTTTAACTCGAAATAGGAAAGCCTGCTTCATGGCCTTTCGAAAAAAAAAGAAGCCTTTTCTTTTTATTTGAAAAACCTAAATCATTTGATGTAACTGATTTCAAACTATACTCAGCCGCACTACAAAAACCAAAATTTATACTTTTAACAAGTAAACAGATGTTGAGTTTTCTCCGTTTTAATTCCTGTTTTGAACATGAGGGAGGGGAGATGCCTATTTTGAATTTTGATGGCCGCGCGTATAAAGGGCATGAAAAAGAAACCGTTTTAGACATTTTATTGAAGGCCGGTGAGGAAATATCGCATTCCTGTAAAACAGGCCGATGTCAGGGATGTATTCTCCATTGTAAAGAGGGTGATTTGCTGCCCGTTTCCCAAAATGGGTTGGACGAAGAATTGACAAAAGCGGGATATTTTTTGTCCTGTAAATGCCCGTTAAGGCATAATCTCGAGGTGGCGTCGCCGGAAACAAATACGTTTTTTCAGGAAGCAACGGTTGTCAAAAAACGGCAGTTGTCGGACAGGATCTGCCAGATAACCCTCCGTGTTGACCCGAACTTTGAATTTCTCCCTGGCCAGTTTGTTAATCTAGGGCGTAGTGACGGTGTTCTGAGAAGCTATACGCTTGCCGGATTGCCAACAGAGGCGGGCGTCCTAGAGATCCATGTCGAAAAGCGTCCAGCCGGTGAGTTGAGCAATTGGTTATATTCCGATTGTCGAGTTGGAGAAACGTTATTTTTACAGGGGCCTCACGGGCAATTCTATTATCGTCCTGAGAGGCGGGATCAGAGTCTATTACTGTTGGGGAGTGGTGCTGGCTTGGCATCCTTGATGGGAATATTAAGATCAGCGTTATCTTATGGCCATACGGGGCATATAGCATTGTATTACACCAGCAATCAGATGTCGGGTTTCTATTTGCATGAAACGTTAAAAGAGCTCGAGCAGGAACACAAAGGGTTTCATTATTTCCCCTGCTTGTCCCGTTCTTATTACCGGGAAGGCTTTCGTCAAGGGCGTGCAGATGAAGTAGCCTTTCAGGATTTCCCCAGCTTAGCAGGGTGGAAGGTATATGCAGCCGGATTTCCGTCGATGGTCTACGCCTCCTGCTCTCGGGCGGAAAAGGCGGGCGTCGAATTGGAGAATATTTTCGACGAGCCTTATGAAATGAAAGATTTACGGCGCACTCAAAGAAGGTGAGTAGGTATTCGTGCCTTGGGGGCGATCAGGGTCTGCTTCTTTCTGGTGCCCTCAATGGTTTGTTAGACCTGAATGTTTCATCCGCCAAACGGCGAGATCAATTCTATCCTGACCAAAAAATGGCTCTCCATTAAAAACGAGTGTTGGGACGCCCCAATGACCGGCTTCCTCCAATTCTGACTGATGCTGACTGATCTGGCGCTCCATATCTTGCTCTCTCGCTTGAATTTCTGCATCCATTTCTGACAGTGACAGGCCAGCTTTAGCAACAACGGGTGCCAGATTTTCGGGTAAGTGCCAGTCGGTTATTTCTCCGCCCCAAATTGCATCCGAAACATGTTCAATAAAAGCCATGCCTTTGCCCAATTCGGATGCAAGAACACCAAGTCGGGTCAGTCTGTGTATGTAGGGCTGCTCCTTAGATATGCTTCGGGTCTTATTATCCATCACGACAGGGTCGGGTCGCGGCCAACGGAACGGCAAATCGCGGTATTGTGCAACTCTCGCACAGTCCCGCAGTAGATAGCCTATCCAGTTTGGATCGATCTTGGCAAAAAATTCAGGTGTACGGATTGCGATCGGGTAAACCGGTTTTACCAGAATATCGAGATCATACTGTTCGGTTAATTGCCGATATTGCTTGGTCCCAAGATACGAATAAGGGCTGCGAAAAGAGTAATATAGGTGAGCCGTTAATGTCATGATTTGATCCCTGTTTTCCTTGATTGAGGCAAAGACTAGGGGAGATCAGCAGAAATGCCAATTTTCAAATAATCACGTTGCCGTGGGGAACGGACGACAACATTCAATGAAGGCCGTCAGCAAACTGTTTTTGTGCCCCTGCTTGCAGGCAATAGCCATGTGGGTTTCAATCTCTTTGTCCGCGCCTTCAAGATCCTTGTAAACAACACCGCTATGAACGGCCTGACGGACACATTGGGGCACCAATGCAATCCCAAGCCCCGCAGACACCAGGCTGATTTGTGTCTGGATCTGGGATGCTGTTTGACTAATTCTGGGCGTGAAACCAGCCTGATGGCAAGCATGCAATACCAGAGCATGCAGATTAGGTGATGTTTGTAATGGAAACAGGATAAATCCATCTTCTGAAAGGCTGCTTAACCGGACCGCTTTCTTATCGGCCTGTGGGTGAGATTGTGGCATAACGACGATCAGCTTCTCCTGCCTGATGGTCGTGAGATCGAACAGGCCACGTCCAGCAACAGGAGGACGCAACAGGCCTGCGTCAATACTGCCTTTTGAGATAGCGTCTAACTGATCCACGGTACTTAATTCTTCAAGCTCTACCTCAACATTGGGGAAAGTTTGACGAAATTGCCTGACAGTGTCTGGTAAGGCTTCATATATTGCAGAGCCAACAAAGCCTAAAGTCAGTCGTCCTGTCAGCCCTTGAGATGCCCGGCGGGTGTCTTCTGTTACCTGGTTCAGTTTCTCAAGAATTTCATAAGCGCCTTTTAAGAAGACCTCACCGGCTGGGGTTAAGGTAACGGATCGATTGGCCCGGGTGAGTAGTGTAACATTAAGGGTTTGCTCCAGCTTCTTTATGGAATGACTAAGCGGAGGCTGCGTCATATGAAGTCTTTCGGCAGCGATGCGAAAGTGTTTTTCTTCTGCGACTGCGATGAAGTGTCTGATTTGCCGGATATCTGTCATTTGTTGATTGATACATATTATGTATCAAAATTAAAGTAATAATATATTGGATGAATAGAAAAAGCTTTGCCATACTTATAAAAAACAACAATAAAACAGGGCGAGGCATTGCCTCAAACCTGTTTTCTCATATCATCAGAGAATAATGACGCCGTTTCGGCGTCTATCAGGCATTTAGCAGCAAAGAAAAAAACACATGAACTTTGAACTTACTGAAGATCAACGGCAGGTCCAGGAATTGGTTCGTCGGGTGGCTCGCGAAAAAGTTGCGGCTCGCGCGAATGATATCGATAAAACGGCTGAATATCCTCAGGATATGTTCGATCTGTTGAAAAGTCTGGGTCTGTTCACCCTGCCGTTTCCTGAAGAATATGGCGGTACGGAGGATTCTGTTTCATGTTGTCTGGCAATCGAGGAATTGGGGCGGGTTTGTTACAACACAGCCTATCTTTTGCTGGTTCAATGGTTGCCGTTCGGCGCGATTTTGGCCGGCGGGTCAAAGGAGCAAAAAGATAAATATCTAACGGGCCTCGCTAGCGGGGATTTGCGCGGCGCATTTTCAACAACAGAACCACAAAGTGGATCAGATGTTGCGGGAATTAAAACCCGTGCCGTTCCAACAGAGGGCGGTTATGTGATCAATGGTGCAAAAATTTGGTGTACGAATGCGGAAGTATCTGATTTTGTGCTTGTCGCGGCGAAAGTAGGAGAGGCTTCGGGCACTGGTTCCATTAACATGTTCATTATTGATCGGGATACGCCGGGTTTCACAATCGGTGAAAAAGAAGACAAGATGGGAGCCCGGGGGGTTCCATCAAACTCTTTGTTTTTGGAAGATGTTTTCGTTCCTGATAGCGCCCGATTGGGACCAGAAGGAAAAGGCTTCAAAATTGTTATGGAGGCGTTCAATAAATCGCGCCCCTATATTGGCGCGCGGGCGGTTGGATTGGCGCAAGGGGCAATCGATCATACCAAGGACTTCATCAAGCAAAGACGCGCCTTCGGTCAGCAAGTCTCTGACTTTCAGGGTGTGAGATGGATGATTGCGGATATGGAAACCCAGACAGAGGCTTCTCGGTTAATGGTTTATAAGGCGGCCGCGATGGTCAATGCGGGCGTGCGGGGCAATGAACTGGCTGGAATGGCGGCCATGTCTAAACTGTTCGCAACCGATACAGCCATGACCGTTGCAGAAAATGCGGTTCAGCTTTTCGGAGCCGCGGGCATTTCCTCAGAATACCCCATTGGCCGGTATTTCAGAGACGCCAAAGTTCTTAAAATCGTCGAAGGTACAAATCAGATACAACGCAATATTATCGGTAAGCTCGCACTTGCCGATTAAGGGGGAAATGTGGAAACCGTAGGGCTTGGATTTTACTATGAAGATTTGCCGCTTGGCCGACAATTCAAGACAATTGGCCGAACTGTAACAGAAGCCGATATCGTAAACTTCATCAATACAACGGGTATGCAGGAAGTGCTGTTCATGGATCTGGAGTTTCTGGAGCATTCTTCTGACATCAAGGGACGGGTTGCACCGGGGGCACTTGCGTATACTTTTGCGGAAGGGTTACTTGTACAATCGACCATGCAGCATACAGGATACGCGTTTCTGAACATGGAACTTAATGTCGAAAACCCGGTTTTTGCAGGGGATACCCTTCATGTGGAATGCGAGGTGATCGAAGCGCGATTGACCAGTAAACCCGGTCGGGGCCTTGTTCGAACGCGCAATAAAATTGTCAAGCAGGATGGGACTGTCGCAATTATTTACACGCCATTAAGAATGATCAAATGTCGAGATGAGGGCCTTGCAAAAGACTAGCGGGTTGTCTTGAGATGCGATCTCGTTGAAAGCCAGAATACTCAAAGCCCCACCATTTGTGTGGGGCTTTTTAGTTGGCCATTTCGGAAAACTGCTATTGGTCGCAAATGCCGATGTGGACCCGTAATGAAAAACAGATTTTAAAGCAGATATTTTGGAAAAGAAGGGAAGAGGTGGGGGATTGCGTCACACACTTAGCACCGACTGTTTCCCCCTTATTCTTATTATTGAAAATTACACTATCATTCATGAATGAATGTATCAACAACAAAATGACAAATTGTCAACAACCGAGTGTGTTTTTCCGAAGTGATTGATTTTAAGACATTTTCTAGATACTCTCGTGCAAAATAATAATGAGCTTCATGTATTAGGGAGCTGGAGACAGAATGGTGAATAAGGAAAATGGATTGGAAAATTCCGTCCAGCAGGAAGAGGGCGGGCCCATCATTGACCGCAAAACCCAGCAACAGCGCAGGGAAGAAACGCGGGCCAAATTAATTGATGCCGCCATCCATCTTATTCAAAGTGACGGTTGCGCAAATTTGACGACAACACGGGTGGCGAAAGCTGCGGGTCTGACAAGAGGGGCTATCCAGTATCACTTTTCGAGCCCAAAAGATTTGTTACAGGAAGTTATTGTCACGATCGTGCAGAAATTAAACGTAATGGTCGCACAAACTGATTTAAGTCACCTTGGAAAATCAGAACGACTGGATCGACTGATTGATCACTATTGGTCAGGGTATAAAAGCGATATCTATGTTGTCTTTCTGGAAATCGCAGTTCAGGGGCATCGTGATCCAGCCCTGAAAAAAAGCATCGAGGAAGGTATAGCCCGATTGGATGAAGAACGTGACGAATACTGGTTGGGGTTCTTTTCCGACTATAGCGAGAGTCGGGACGAAATACTGGATTGGCGAACTGTTTTGCTTGTTTTGCTGCGGGGACTTGCTGTTAAAAAAATGTTCTCCGGTCCGCACGAAAATATCGATGATCATTACGCCCGGCTAAAAGAAATGTTTCAGTCCTACGTCTCAGGAGGGCCCAGACCTCTTTAATAAGATGAGGGTCGCGGTACTTCTCAACCAATTTGGAAAAAGGGGTGGTTATGTCCGAACAACCAATTCTAACGGCATTTCGTGTGCAGTCAAAAGCCTGCGAAAGTTTAGGATCCCCTTTTATGGCGCGTCTGTGCTTGTTGCTGGCAGAGAATTTCCCTGCAGAAGGGGTTGTTTGGCGTCATATCGCCAATTGGCCGGGAGATGTCTCACCATACGGAGAGTCTGTTCCCTTGCGGTTGACAGGGGCCTTGCATGCGCTGGTTTTGTCGAGCCGTCTTCCTGCGTTACAGTCAGTCTATCCTCCCAATGATCAAAGCATTTGTGATGACCGGCTGTTGGAGGCTGTTCTGAGTGCGGTTGAGGAGGAGGAAGAATTTGTCCTTCAGTTTTTAAGAAATGCGCCGCAGACTAACGAGGTCAAACGTGCTGGAATTCTGTTCCCTGGATTTCAATATATCGCAAAGCAAACCAATTTGATGGATTTCAGGACCTCTGAATTAGGAGCAAGTGCGGGCCTGAATTTGTTTTGGGATAAGTTCAGTTACAATTTAAAGGGGACCTTATGGGGAAGTGCCCACGCACCGGTCCTGCAGGAGCCAGACTGGAAGGGTTCAATGCCAGCCATGCATCCGCTCCGTGTTCTGGAGAGGGCTGGCTGCGACCTCAATCCTCTTGACATTGATAAGGCGGACGAACGTCTTCGGTTGTTATCCTATATTTGGGCGGATCAACCGGACCGAATTGCGAAAACCAGATCTGCGATCGATTTTGCAAAAACTCAGCCAGAACGCGTTACTAAGCAGAGTGCGATCAAATGGCTTGCCGGGCGGCTTGCCCAGCAGAGCGAAAACACGGTTCACGTGATTTACCATACTATCGCTTGGCAGTATTTTACCAAGGCAGACCAAGTGGCAGGTGAGCGCCTCATGCAGGAGGCCGGGCAATTGGCGCGAAACGATAGCCCCTTGGCGTGGTTACGGTTGGAAGCGGATAAGGAAACGCCTGGCGCTGCTCTCTCTGTCACACTTTGGCCCGGAGGAGAGACAAAAATATTAGCCAGAGCTGATTTTCATGGCCGCTGGATTAACTGGCTTGTTTAATTTAACTGGATTAAGTTGAATTAAAGGTGTTTATGTATGAGCGCTATTCTTTCTTGTTTTTTCTGCGGATCATAGGAGAGCCCCTCCCCAACACCCCATACCGGCCCAGGCCATGCCGGGTCTTTCGCATGGCGCCCGATAATATGAATGTGGAGTTGCGGAACCATGTTCCCCAATGCTCCAATATTTAATTTTTCAGGTTTAAAGCAGGTTTCCAACAGGGAAGAGATCTGACGAATTTCAGTGCATAGGACAGAGTAGGTTGCGGACGGTAAGTGGTGCATTTCACGAACATCATTAATGTGCGGTACAAGAATAAGCCATGGATAGCGGGCATCATTCATCAAATACAGACCGCAGACCTCCAGCGTTTGGATATGGGTGGTATCCGCTTGCAATCTTGGGTGCAATTTAAACATGGTCTCTCCAGCGCGAGCATTTTACCGTGCCCGTTTGCATTTCCTGATGAGCAGGTTATCTTACAAAAAAAAATAAAAAGACAGGCGAAAATAAGACGGCCAGAAAATCCAACCAACAGTCGACCCATTTCTTAGATAGACCGGAGAATAATAAAAATGAGCGCAAAGCCAGCTGCACATAACAAGCTTTTTAACGATATGGATGAAGCGGAGGGCTTCGTCTCTTATCCCGAGCGGATCAGAAGAATTGCCAACGCCTTCCCGGATCGGACTGCGCTTAAAACAGATGGCGTGTCCCGGACATGGGCAGAGTTGATGCCGCGGATCAACCAGATATCAAATTTGTTGAAAAAGCGCGGTTACCAGCAGGGAGATAAGGTTGCCGTACTGGCGAAAAGCAGCACGGAATATGTCGAAGTCTTTTTAGGAACACTGCAGGCAGGAATGTGTTTGGTCCCGCTTTCCGGCATGGCATCCTCAGTGCAGTTGGAGGGAATGATCCGCGATTGCGGGGCAAAAATGATCTTTATCTCGGAAGGCACTAAAAGTCTTTTGGGGCCGGTCCTGGCAAATCTGGATCATCTTAAAAAAGCAGATCGCATCGCGTTTGATTTCGAAGACCCGGACTGGACCTCTTATGGGTCTCTTCTGGATGGCGTCTCGACAGCAGAGCATATTCAGGAAATTTCACCTCAGGACCCGTTCAACCTTATATACAGTTCGGGCACAACAGGGGTGCCTAAGGGAATTGAGCAAAGCCATTATATGCGCAATCAGCATACCGTCCGCTTTGAAGCGCTTGGGGTGGGCAGTGAAACGGTCACACTCTCCTCAACGGCGCTTTACTCCAATACGACTTTGGTTGTCTTTCTTCCAACATTGGCGTTGGGTGGCAAGGTGATCTTGATGTCCAAGTTCAATGCCGAAGAGTTCCTGAAATTGGCGGAGGCGGAAAAAGTAACGCATACCATGCTTGTGCCGGTTCAATATCAACGAATTCTGGCGCGCAAAGACTTTGATAACTTCGATCTTAGCCACTTTCAGGTTAAATTCTCAACCTCCGCGCCACTCCGCGAAAATGTGAAAGCTGACGCGCTTAAACGGTGGCCGGGAAAACTGATTGAAATATA
This region of Sneathiella aquimaris genomic DNA includes:
- a CDS encoding DUF6969 family protein is translated as MLDWDKLTILELEEMAEAGQYVLNCYRVLAKTSDNIVGELIKCHDTFYEMEHYPPGDVFDPETHSQYYYHAHRDGEHGHFHTFLRSDGMTAGEEPVSGQSHMSYMDERDDNICHLIAVSMDNRGFPLSLFTTNRWVTAENWYAAEDVVAFVDRFEIDVAQPSWPVNIWLTALIRLYKPVIRQLILERDQKIIEWQSTYPERDVFEDRDLEVTSEFKISVEEYLTEIENRLTEKLGKQLAG
- a CDS encoding patatin-like phospholipase family protein, with the protein product MYKILSIDGGGIRGVIPAVLLQYLEAESGKAIADLFDLIVGTSTGGILAAGATAPDATGKPKYSATDLLKIYEDHGSEIFSRSFWKGVVSAGGMTDEQYDEEALENLLDRYFGTTTLKDCLKPVILTSYDIEARAPYFFKSRQALKTDTRNHFLKDAARATSAAPTYFEPEMVKTEPDTGLKRALIDGGVFVNNPAMCAYTEAVSEGEDPSDMLLVSLGTGITTRKIPFDDAKDWGALGWVRPIISVMMDGTADATDFHLDLILGGKRKQNSQRYFRFDKHLTHALDDMDAAHSANIQALKKEGSSIIDDNKQELEKLINLLT
- a CDS encoding CaiB/BaiF CoA transferase family protein gives rise to the protein MPKPLEDIKIVDLTNMLMGPYTTQILGDMGADVIKVEAPGGDPVRYIGAARNLGMGAIYLNCNRSKRSLVLDLKTEEGHAAILRLIAKADILVYNRRPQVMERLGLSYETVRQINPSLIYAGLYGYGQNGPYAKKPAFDDLIQGAVSIPALAQMADGGAPRYAPSAIVDRGVALWAVGQINAALYYRSRTGTGQKLDLPMFEMMVSFILADHMEGETFLPPIGRPGYKRMLNPDRRPYPTQDGYICAMIYTDRHWRDFYKALGKEDVLEQDPRFTSITTRTEHIAEIYAELAALLQTRTTDEWMTLFDLADVPAMPMNSPESLLGDVHLAQTGFFIEREHPSEGKIRDMAVPAFWSESQPAPTCHAPLLGEHSFDVLSEVGYDREALEKMKASGVIE
- a CDS encoding lipid A deacylase LpxR family protein, translated to MAEEALAQKEAIFTVVVENDSIGYKGTDQNYTSGIRLGYLDTDFEIPEFAHVVADFMPTFSLNEQTGLFYSLGQNLYTPSEITERPQDPEDRPWAAHLYASMGLVTVTGNHVDELELSLGVVGSAALGEQSQKIVHKYVTPSSPTPKGWSNQLKNEPALLLGWQRRYTDLLSTNFLGFKGSVSPHFGATLGNVYTFANAGFTVKLSPDDGISQDAPIRVRPGLPGTGYFDTPANTWSWFLFAGVDGRAIARNIFLDGNSFTDSHSVDKKYFVADLNAGIAFTYDRYRLSYTAIYRTNEFDGQNDPSVFGALSFGIRF
- a CDS encoding FAD-binding oxidoreductase, with translation MPILNFDGRAYKGHEKETVLDILLKAGEEISHSCKTGRCQGCILHCKEGDLLPVSQNGLDEELTKAGYFLSCKCPLRHNLEVASPETNTFFQEATVVKKRQLSDRICQITLRVDPNFEFLPGQFVNLGRSDGVLRSYTLAGLPTEAGVLEIHVEKRPAGELSNWLYSDCRVGETLFLQGPHGQFYYRPERRDQSLLLLGSGAGLASLMGILRSALSYGHTGHIALYYTSNQMSGFYLHETLKELEQEHKGFHYFPCLSRSYYREGFRQGRADEVAFQDFPSLAGWKVYAAGFPSMVYASCSRAEKAGVELENIFDEPYEMKDLRRTQRR
- a CDS encoding 2-hydroxychromene-2-carboxylate isomerase, which gives rise to MTLTAHLYYSFRSPYSYLGTKQYRQLTEQYDLDILVKPVYPIAIRTPEFFAKIDPNWIGYLLRDCARVAQYRDLPFRWPRPDPVVMDNKTRSISKEQPYIHRLTRLGVLASELGKGMAFIEHVSDAIWGGEITDWHLPENLAPVVAKAGLSLSEMDAEIQAREQDMERQISQHQSELEEAGHWGVPTLVFNGEPFFGQDRIDLAVWRMKHSGLTNH